The Thermocrinis ruber genomic sequence ATCCTCCAAAGCCAACTTCATGCACATGTATGCCCCCTCACCATCCGCACAGGGTGCAGTTATGTGGTAGGCATCGTCGGTGGCACCATAGCCCACAAGCTCTGCGTATATCTTTGCCCCTCGGGCCTTTGCCCTTTCATACTCCTCCAAGACGAGCACTGCCGCGCCCTCTCCCATAACAAAGCCATCCCTTTCTAAGTCAAAGGGTCTTGAGGCCTTCTGGGGCTCATGATTCCTGGTGGATAGTGCCCTCATGGATGCAAAACCCGCCACTCCCAGGGGTGTGATGGCGCTTTCGCACCCGCCCGCTATGGCTACATCTATATCTCCCTTTTGAATAAGCCTAAAGGCATCTCCTATGGAGTGGTTGCCCGTAGCACAGGCAGAAACTACGCAGTAGTTGGGACCCTTAAACCCAAAGCGAATGGCTATGAGCCCACTTGCCATGTTGGATATGCCATAGGGAATAAAGAAAGGAGACACCCTTCTAGGACCCTTTTCCATAAGGATCTTATGCTGTTCTTCAATGTCCCTGAGCCCACCTATGCCTGTGCCAATTATCACACCTACTCTGTAAGGGTCAAACTTGTCCTCCAAAAGCCCACTGTCCTTTATAGCTTCCTCCGCCGATGCCACCGCAAACTTTATAAAGTCGGAGACCTTTTGGGCTTCCTTTTTGTCAAAGTATAGTTCTGGGTTAAAGTCTTTTACCTCTGCCGCTATATGAACGCTTAGACCTATTTCTACTGGATCAAACCTTTTTATTATATCTACTCCGCTTACGCCAGCTACTAAATTCTTCCAGAATTTTTCAACCCCGGTGCCTATGGGGCTTACTACCCCAAGGCCCGTAACAACAACTCTCCTTTTCAAGTCTGCACTCTCTCTTTCAGATAGTTAATAACATCCCCCACCGTTCTTATCTTTTCTGCGTCCTCGTCGGGTATTTCTATACCGAACTCCTCCTCAAA encodes the following:
- the fabF gene encoding beta-ketoacyl-ACP synthase II, with protein sequence MKRRVVVTGLGVVSPIGTGVEKFWKNLVAGVSGVDIIKRFDPVEIGLSVHIAAEVKDFNPELYFDKKEAQKVSDFIKFAVASAEEAIKDSGLLEDKFDPYRVGVIIGTGIGGLRDIEEQHKILMEKGPRRVSPFFIPYGISNMASGLIAIRFGFKGPNYCVVSACATGNHSIGDAFRLIQKGDIDVAIAGGCESAITPLGVAGFASMRALSTRNHEPQKASRPFDLERDGFVMGEGAAVLVLEEYERAKARGAKIYAELVGYGATDDAYHITAPCADGEGAYMCMKLALEDAGIPPTEVDYINAHGTSTPLNDKSETLAIKRLFGEHAYRLKISSNKSMVGHLLGAAGALEAVATVKTIQEGIIPPTINLEHPDPECDLDYTPNVAVKKEVVVAISNSFGFGGTNACLVFRKL